From Salvelinus fontinalis isolate EN_2023a unplaced genomic scaffold, ASM2944872v1 scaffold_0021, whole genome shotgun sequence:
ggaggagagagagaccaacctgagtgaggggacaggttagatactgacaggaggagagagagaccaacctgagtgaggggacaggttagatactgacaggaggagagagagaccaacctgagtgaggggacaggttagatactgacaggaggagagagagaccaacctgagtgaggggacaggttagatactgacaggagagagagagagaccaacctgagtgaggggacaggttagatactgacaggaggagagagagaccaacctgagtgaggggacaggttagatactgacaggaggagagagagaccaacctgagtgaggggacaggttagatactgacaggaggagagagagaccaacctgagtgaggggacaggttagatactgacaggagagagagagagaccaacctgagtgaggggacaggttagatactgacaggaggagagagagaccaacctgagtgaggggacaggtaAAGTTAACCTCACTCTGCGTCACAGCGATGTCCTCATCCAGCTCCTCCTCCATATTCTCTGCTGCCTCAGGGTTCACTGATGGAGACAGAACATACACACAAGACAGGTTAACCAGTCACCATGTGGGACATGCTGCTCGTCTCTAGTCTACATacaactagtgtgtgtgtgtgtgtgtgtgtgtgtgtgtgtgtgtgtgtgtgtgtgcgtgcgtgcgtgcgtgcgtgcgtgcgtgcttgcgtgcgtgcgccTCACCTGTTTTGAGTGCGTTTCTGACGTTCTCCTTAAAGCTGATCAGCTTGACGTGGTTCTGtagttctccctcagacagtctGCCGTGTCTCTCAGTGAACTTCTCCTTCACCAGAGACTTCAGTCTGAACATGGCCTCGGGCTCCTGGTTCCTCACCTGGAGAACAGGTATCATCAGACAGGTGATGGGGGGAGACGGGCGCTGGTGGGGGAGAGACGGGTGCTGGGGGGGAGACGGGAGACGGGCGCTGGGGGGGAGACGGGCGCTGGGGGGGAGACGGGCGCTGGGGGGGGGAGACGGGCGCTGGGGGGGAGACGGGCGCTGGGGGGGAGACGGGAGACGGGCGCTGGTGGGGGAGACGGGAGACGGGCGCTGGTGGGGGGGGAGACGGGCGCTGGTGGGGGGGGAGACGGGCGCTGGTGGGGGAGAGACGGGTGCTGGGGGGGAGACGGGAGACGGGCGCTGGGGGGGAGACGGGAGACGGGCGCTGGGGGGAGAGACGGGCGCTGGGGGGGGGAGACGAGCGCTGGGGGCGGGAGACGAGCGCTGGGGGGGGGAGACGGGCGCTGGGGGGGAGACGGGAGACGGGCGCTGGTGGGGGGGGAGACGGGCGCTGGGGGGGAGACGGATGCTGGGGGGGAGACGGGCGCTGGGGGGAGAGACGGGCGCTGGGGGGGGGAGACGGGCGCTGGGGGGGGGAGACGGGCGCTGGGGGGGGAGACGGGCGCTGGTGTGGGGGGAGACGGGCGCTGGTGTGGGGGGAGACGGGCGCTGGTGGGGGGGAGACGGGCGCTGGTGGGGGGGGAGACGGACGCTGGGGGGGGGGAGACGGGCGCTGGTGGGGGGGAGACGGGCGCTGGTGGGGGGGAGACGGGCGCGGGGGGGGGGAGACGGGCGCTGGTAGGGAAGACGGGCGCTGGTGGGGGAGACGGGCGCTGGGGGGAGACGGGCGCTGGGGGGGAGACGGGCGCTGGTGGGGGAGACGGGCGCTGGGGGGGAGACGGGCGCTGGTGGGGGAGACGGGCGCTGGTGGGGGAGACGGGCGCTGGTGGGGGAGACGGGCGCTGGTGGGGGAGACGGGCGCTGGTGGGGGAGACGGGCGCTGGTGGGGGAGACGGGCGCTGGGGGGAGACGGGCGCTGGGGGGAGACGGGCGCTGGGGGGGAGACGGGCGCTGGTGGGGGAGACGGGCGCTGGGGGGGGAGACGGGCGCTGGTGGGGGAGACGGGCGCTGGTGGGGGAGACGGGCGCTGGTGGGGGAGACGGGCGCTGGTGGGGGAGACGGGCGCTGGGGGGAGACGGGCGCTGGGGGGGAGACGGGCGCTGGGGGGGAGACGGGTGTGTTAACCCTAACCTCCTGGTTCCTCAGCTGGTGGGCAGGAGGAGGCAATCAGCATATAATCATcattgattagttgaatcagggtcatattcattagtgcacactgtagcaaaaagCTTTGCAATGGAAAATAAAACAAAGTATTTCATATTGGACATGATcagttagtccctccctgtttcagacGGCTTTGATAAGTTTGGTGCCAAAGGAATACGACCTGGGTGTTATAGAGCCCCACCGTGGAGGTGTCatcatacccataaaacctagcgttcaaacagggaaatggttccaatcttttttccaccattcatttttccccattggggattttagaaacgtttataataagggctgtgtttcgtgaaGACTTAacccggcgtgacgttttgataaccgtgtaaatctctctaggacaaggtgacttttatcaatatatttggctctatttactctcagatttgaaaatgctaattagcagcAAAGTagacatgcaaaactacaaatcccagcATGCTCCTAAACGTCATCTCCAGCTaacacctttgctaacagataTTATATCAATtcaaaacttgcacaagacagttcacagaattgtcaatttaaagaaattTAACCAATTTATTTACTCCTACATTGTTCTATGGGCTGGTCTGGTTTAATAACACCATTACATGACTAGTTAAATGTCTGGTTTAGTATAATAATACCATTACATGACTAGTTAAATGTCTGGTTTAGTATAATAATACCATTACATGACTAGTTAAATGTCTGGTTTAGTATAATAATACCATTACATGACTAGTTAAATGTCTGGTTTAGTTTAATAATACCATTACATGACTAGTTAAATGTCTGGTTTAGTATAATAATACCATTACATGACTAGTTAAATGTCTGGTTTAGTATAATAATACCATTACATGACTAGTTAAATGTCTGGTTTAGTATAATAATACCATTACATGACTAGGTAAATGTCTGGTTTAGTATATAACACCATTACATGACTAGTTAAATGTCTGGTTTAGTATAATAATACCATTACATGACTAGTTAAATGTCTGGTTTAGTATAATAATACCATTACATGACTAGGTAAATGTCTGGTTTAGTATATAACACCATTACATGACTAGTTAAATGTCTGGTTTAGTATATAACACCATTACATGACTAGTTAAATGTCTGGTTTAGTATATAACACCATTACATGACTAGTTAAATGTCTGGTTTAATAACACCATTACATGACTAGTTAAATGTCTGGTTTAGTATATAACACCATTACATGACTAGGTAAATGTCTGGTTTAGTATATAATACCATTACATGACTAGTTAAATGTCTGGTTTAGTATATAACACCATTACATGACTAGTTAAATGTCTGGTTTAGTATATAACACCATTACATGACTAGTTAAATGTCTGGTTTAGTATATAACACCATTACATGACTAGTTAAATGTCTGGTTTAGTATAATAATACCATTACATGACTAGGTAAATGTCTGGTTTAGTATATAACACCATTACATGACTAGGTAAATGTCTGGTTTAGTATATAACACCATTACATGACTAGTTAAATGTCTGGTTTAATAACACCATTACATGACTAGTTAAATGTCTGGTTTAGTATATAACACCATTACATGACTAGTTAAATGTCTGGTTTAGTATATAACACCATTACATGACTAGTTAAATGTCTGGTTTAGTATAATAATACCATTACATGACCAGTTAAATGTCTGGTTTAGTATATAACACCATTACATGACTAGTTAAATGTCTGGTTTAATAACACCATTACATGACTAGTTAAATGTCTGGTTTAGTATATAACACCATTACATGACTAGTTAAATGTCTGGTTTAGTATATAACACCATTACATGACTAGTTAAATGTCTGGTTTAGTATAATAATACCATTACATGACCAGTTAAATGTCTGGTTTAGTATAATAATACCATTACATGACTAGTTAAATGTCTGGTTTAGTATAATAATACCATTACATGACCAGTTAAATGTCTGGTTTAGTATAATAATACCATTACATGACTAGTTAAATGTCTGGTTTAGTTTAATAACACCATTACATGACTAGGTAAATGTCTGGTTTAGTATAATAATACCATTACATGACTAGTTAAATGTCTGGTTTAGTATAATAATACCATTACATGACTAGTTAAATGTCTGGTTTAATAACACCATTACATGACTAGTTAAATGTCTGGTTTAGTTTAATAACACCATTACATGACTAGTTAAATGTCTGGTTTAGTATATAACGCCATTACATGACTAGTTAAATGTCTGGTTTAGTATATAACACCATTACATGACTAGTTAAATGTCTGGTTTAGTTTAATAACACCATTACATGACTAGTTAAATGTCTGGTTTAGTTTAATAACACCATTACATGACTAGTTAAATGTCTGGTTTAGTATAATAATACCATTACATGACTAGTTAAATGTCTGGTTTAGTATAATAATACCATTACATGACTAGTTAAATGTCTGGTCTGGTTTAATAACACCATTCCATGACTAGTATCACTGGAAAGTGACATTCTGAGTGATAACGTAGAGGATTTTAATTCCTTATCCAACAGCTACAGTTTGGCTACACGTTGTCGTTTGAGTATCTACACTGACCTCCAGGATCCATTCGACGGAAAATCGGTCACAATGAAGGAGAACTTTGACCCCTGTAGTTCCCTACTCACCTCCGCAGTGACACAGTTCACCACCTCAACAAAGCAGTTGATCTCCTGGTCCAGTTTGGCACACTCCAGCATCATCCCCTCCAGCTTCTTCAGGACCGCATCATTCTCAGTTCCtggaataataatacaaaatcatTCTAATCTTCTttactgttgttatggtgacacaagcttccagatggtagacagcattccatagctctgtgtactgttgttatggtgacacaaGCTTCCAGATGGTAGACAGCATTCCATAGCTCTGTGTACTGTTGTTATGATGACACAAGCTTCCAGATGGTAGACAGCATTCcatagctctgtatactgttgttatggtgacacaagcttccagatggtagacagcattccatagctctgtgtactgttgttatggtgacacaaGCTTCCAGATGGTAGACAGCATTCCATAGCTCTGTGTACTGTTGTTATGATGACACAAGCTTCCAGATGGTAGACAGCATTCCATAGCTCTGTgtactgttgttatggtgacacaagcttccagatggtagacagcattccatagctctgtatactgttgttatggtgacacaaGCTTCCAGATGGTAGACAGCATTCCATAGCTCTGTGTACTGTTGTTATGATGACACAAGCTTCCAGATGGTAGACAGCATTCCATAGCTCTGTgtactgttgttatggtgacacaagcttccagatggtagacagcattccatagctctgtgtactgttgttatggtgacacaaGCTTCCAGATGGTAGACAGCATTCCATAGGTCTGTgtactgttgttatggtgacacaaGCTTCCAGATGATAGACAGCATTCCATAGGTCTGTgtactgttgttatggtgacacaaGCTTCCAAATGGTAGACAGCATTCCATAGGTCTGTgtactgttgttatggtgacacaaGCTTCCAAATGGTAGACAGCATTCCATAGGTCTGTgtactgttgttatggtgacacaaGCTTCCAAATGGTAGACAGCATTCCATAGGTCTGTgtactgttgttatggtgacacaagcttccaaatggtagacagcattccatagctctgtgtactgttgttatggtgacacaagcttccagatggtagacagcattccatagctctgtatactgttgttatggtgacacaagcttccaaatggtagacagcattccatagctctgtgtactgttgttatggtgacacaaGCTTCCAAATGGTAGACAGCATTCCATAGGTCTGTgtactgttgttatggtgacacaaGCTTCCAAATGGTAGACAGCATTCCATAGGTCTGTgtactgttgttatggtgacacaaGCTTCCAAATGGTAGACAGCATTCCATAGGTCTGTgtactgttgttatggtgacacaagcttccaaatggtagacagcattccatagctctgtgtactgttgttatggtgacacaagcttccagatggtagacagcattccatagctctgtatactgttgttatggtgacacaagcttccaaatggtagacagcattccatagctctgtgtactgttgttatggtgacacaagcttccaaatggtagacagcattccatagctctgtatactgttgttatggtgacacaagcttccagatggtagacagcattccatagctctgtatactgttgttatggtgacacaaGCTTCCAGATGATAGACAGCATTCcatagctctgtatactgttgttatggtgacacaagcttccaaatggtagacagcattccatagctctgtatactgttgttatggtgacacaaGCTTCCAAATGATAGAATGCCAtcgctctctgtcttctctgtgctTCGTAGAAATCTGAATTACTCCAAATTTGAAGTGCTTGAACTGGACAATTGTACAGGAGATTGACAGCTGTGTACCCAGGGATGAAAATGAAGCTATCCCGCGGCTAGTGATTTTCAGACCGGGCTAGTAGAAAATGTGTCCAACTAGACTGCTAGCTAGTGCTTTTCAGACCGAGCTAGTAGGAAATGTGTCCAACTAGCCCGCTGGCTAGTGcttttcagaccaggctagtagaaaaTGTGTCCAACTAGCCGGCTGGCTAGTGCTTTTCAGACCGAGCTAGTAGAAAATGTGTCCAACTAGCCCACTGGCTAGTGcttttcagaccaggctagtagaaaaTGTGTCCAACTAGCCGGCTGGCTAGTGCTTTTCAGACCGAGCTAGTAGAAAATGTGTCCAACTAGCCGGCTGGCTAGTGCTTTTCAGACCGGGCTAGTAGAAAATGTGTCCAACTAGCCCGCTGGCTAGTGCTTTTCAGACCGGGCTAGTAGAAAATGTGTCCAACTAGCCGGCTGGCTAGTGcttttcagaccaggctagtagaaaaTGTGTCCAACTAGCCGGCTGGCTAGTGCTTTTCAGACCGGGCTAGTAGAAAATGTGTCCAACTAGCCCGCTGGCTAGTGCTTTTCAGACCGGGCTAGTAGAAAATGTGTCCAACTAGCCCGCTGGCTAGTGCTTTTCAGACCGGGCTAGTAGAAAATGTGTCCAACTAGCCCGCTGGCTAGTGCTTTTCAGACCGGGCTAGTAGAAAATGTGTCCAACTAGCCGGCTGGCTAGTGCTTTTCAGACCGAGCTAGTAGAAAATGTGTCCAACTAGACTGCTAGCTAGTGCTTTTCAGACCGGACTAGTAGAAAATGTGTCCAACTAGCCCGCTGGCTAGCGAGATTTAACATTTTCAAATATCACCCGGAACAGATTTTTGACCTGGGCTAGTAAAAATGTCAATATACCAAAATCCTCAAGTTACATTCTTGTGTGTACCGCTCCACTTCCTAGTtcagtccgtccgtccgtccgtcagtCCCATTGACTATATACACAAAGAGCCTGTCCAGTGAGAAGGATTCGACAAAGATATTATCAGCACAGTAAAGTGTCTCTCTGATAGAGATGTGCTATTAACCCACCTGCTGTTTCTGCCACGTCCAGAGCCACGTCTGTCACAATGTCCATCCCTGTTCCAATATCTGTCTGACATGTTTTCAGACTAGACAGTGTGGAGTGGACTGCACTCAAGGACATGTTGAAATTTAAAACATGAAAGTATCTGAAACAAGAGATGTAAGTTGTTAGAAtattagggccctgtgttttggttaatcATGTTTGATCACATGACATTgggtttttaacctttatttaaaagaTTTTTCATCAAACGGTCCTCTTTCTTTTCATGTCAGATGGTCCGGCAACATCCTCAGACAATTGCTTTCATTTTTATTCTAATTCAAATTTCTAGAAAAGGCTTAAAATAAAAAGGTTACATTCCAGGTCATGTTAATGAATCATGTTAATGAATAGCTCATTATAATGAATCAACCAAAACACAGAGAcctagttataatgaatcaaccaaaacacagggtcctagttataatgaatcaaccaaaacacagggacctagttataatgaatcaaccaaaacatttacatttacatttaagtcatttagcagacgctcttatccagagcgacttacaaattggaaagttcatacatattcatcctggtccccccgtgggaattgaaccctggtccccccgtgggaattgaacccacaaccctggcgttgcaagcgccatgctctaccaactgagccacacgggaccacaaaccaaaacacagggacctagttataatgaatcaaccaaaacacagggacctagttataatgaatcaacatgattaaccaaaacacagggacCTAGTTATAATGAACCAACATgatcaaccaaaacacagggaccTAGTTATAATGAACCAACATgatcaaccaaaacacagggaccTAGTTATAATGAACCAACACgattaaccaaaacacagggacctagttataatgaatcaaccaaaacacagggtcctagttataatgaattaaaatgattaaccaaaacacagggacctagttataatgaatcaacatgatcaaccaaaacacagggacctagttataatgaatcaaccaaaacacagggaccTAGTTATAATGGATCAACATgatcaaccaaaacacagggacctagttataatgaatcaaccaaaacacagggacctagttataatgaatcaaccaaaacacagggtcctagttataatgaatcaacatgattaaaccaaaacacagggacctagttataatgaatcaacatgattaaaccaaaacacagggacctagttataatgaatcaaccaaaacacagggacctagttataatgaatcaacatgattaaccaaaacacagggacCTAGTTATAATGGATCAACATGATCAAACAAAACACAGGGAcctagttataatgaatcaaccaaaacacagggtcctagttataatgaatcaacatgattaaaccaaaacacagggtcctagttataatgaatcaaccaaaacacagggtcctagttataatggatcaaccaaaacacagggtcctAGTTATAATGGATCAACATgattaaccaaaacacagggtcctagttataatgaatcaaccaaaacacagggtcctagttataatgaatcaacatgattaaaccaaaacacagggtcctagttataatgaatcaaccaaaacacagggtcctggttataatgaatcaaccaaaacacagggtcctagttataatgaatcaacatgattaaaccaaaacacagggtcctagttataatgaatcaaccaaaacacagggtcctagttataatggatcaaccaaaacacagggtcctagttataatgaatcaacacgattaaccaaaacacagggacctagttataatgaatcaaccaaaacacagggacctagttataatgaatcaacatgattaaccaaaacacagggacCTAGTTATAATGAACCAACATgatcaaccaaaacacagggaccTAGTTATAATGAACCAACATgatcaaccaaaacacagggaccTAGTTATAATGAACCAACACgattaaccaaaacacagggacctagttataatgaatcaaccaaaacacagggtcctagttataatgaattaaaatgattaaccaaaacacagggacctagttataatgaatcaacatgatcaaccaaaacacagggacctagttataatgaatcaaccaaaacacagggaccTAGTTATAATGGATCAACATgatcaaccaaaacacagggacctagttataatgaatcaaccaaaacacagggacctagttataatgaatcaaccaaaacacagggtcctagttataatgaatcaacatgattaaaccaaaacacagggacctagttataatgaatcaacatgattaaaccaaaacacagggacctagttataatgaatcaaccaaaacacagggacctagttataatgaatcaacatgattaaccaaaacacagggacCTAGTTATAATGGATCAACATGATCAAACAAAACACAGGGAcctagttataatgaatcaaccaaaacacagggtcctagttataatgaatcaacatgattaaaccaaaacacagggtcctagttataatgaatcaaccaaaacacagggtcctagttataatggatcaaccaaaacacagggtcctAGTTATAATGGATCAACATgattaaccaaaacacagggtcctagttataatgaatcaaccaaaacacagggtcctagttataatgaatcaacatgattaaaccaaaacacagggtcctagttataatgaatcaaccaaaacacagggtcctggttataatgaatcaaccaaaacacagggtcctagttataatgaatcaacatgattaaaccaaaacacagggtcctagttataatgaatcaaccaaaacacaggg
This genomic window contains:
- the LOC129842171 gene encoding E3 SUMO-protein ligase NSE2-like, producing the protein MRPPQEKPEKVATTNFSRYFHVLNFNMSLSAVHSTLSSLKTCQTDIGTGMDIVTDVALDVAETAGTENDAVLKKLEGMMLECAKLDQEINCFVEVVNCVTAEVRNQEPEAMFRLKSLVKEKFTERHGRLSEGELQNHVKLISFKENVRNALKTVNPEAAENMEEELDEDIAVTQSEVNFTCPLTQVEMVNPMKNQKCNHHYDRDAIMGMIKARQNQKKKLRCPVVGCSNTDVKQGDLILDQIMRRQIQKR